GGCCATCGCACGGGCAGGTCCACGCGGCGCTCCAACTTCCCGTCCGGGTCGAAGCGCAGCAGGCAGCCGGCGCCGTAGATGGCGGACCAGTAGAAGCCGTCCCGATCCACCGAGGCACCATCGGGCCCCTCGCCCTCCTCGACGCGGGCGAAGACGCGGGGGTTGAAGGCGTCCCCCGTGGCGGGGTCGTAGTCGTAGGCGCGGATCACCCGGGCGGGCGTGTCCGCGTGGTACATGGTCCGCCCGTCCGGGCTCCAGGCCAGGCCGTTGCTGGTGACCACGGGCTCGGTCAGCGCGGTCCAGCCGCCGTTGCCGTATCGCCACAGCGGCGCGGCCCTCGGCGCGCCAGGGATTGCGCCGGAGAGCTCGCCGGGCGGCAGGGGCTCGTACATCGCGCCGACGAGGAAGCGCCCGGCGGGGTCGCAGCGGCCATCGTTCAGCACGAAGCGCCGGGCGTCGCAGGGGGCAGGGGCGAGGAAGTCCAGCGCGCCGGCCGAGAGGTCCAGATGGTGGAGGCCCGTCCGCAGGGCCAGGAGCACCCCGTGCGCGGTC
This genomic window from Pararoseomonas sp. SCSIO 73927 contains:
- a CDS encoding SMP-30/gluconolactonase/LRE family protein, producing MPDIDILPVDAALNGESPAWCARTRRLLWIDSRAPALRRFDPATGGDERWDTPALVGACAPTAHGVLLALRTGLHHLDLSAGALDFLAPAPCDARRFVLNDGRCDPAGRFLVGAMYEPLPPGELSGAIPGAPRAAPLWRYGNGGWTALTEPVVTSNGLAWSPDGRTMYHADTPARVIRAYDYDPATGDAFNPRVFARVEEGEGPDGASVDRDGFYWSAIYGAGCLLRFDPDGKLERRVDLPVRWPTMPAFGGDDLGTIFVTSANKDLPPGERAGRPDGKLLALAAPVPGLPTTPCAP